TTATTGGTAATGGTGATGGCATTCGTCCTGAACTCATCAAAAGCAGGAGAAGCAATATTGTTCTGCAGCTCATTTGCTGAGAGGCCCGGCATTTCCGTCATAGCAAACATGGCTTCACGCAGGGAAGTGGAGTTATAGATACCCAGTATCGCACTGCTGGCAGTCGCATCGGATTCGAAACTCTGGTCAAGGCCGACCTGGTTGACCGGCGGACCTATTTCCACCAGTTTACGGCAGGAGGTGAATGTGCATCCGGTCAGTAAAAGACCGGCGATTATTTTTTTATGGATAGTGAGATTTCTCATGAATGATACATTTTAGAATGAACAGTTAACACCAAAGACGATCGTGCGCAGCGGCGGCATGGCGATCAGACCGGTACCTAAGCCCGGAGGGCCGCCAGGTACGCTTGTTTCAGGATCGAAGATGTATTTGTTCTTCGTCCAGGTGAACAGGTTCTGTGCTTCCGCATATACCTTGAAACCGGAAGCTTTCATTTTCTTCAGCCATTCGGAAGGTAGTGTATAGGCCAGGCTGGCGGAACGCAGTTTCAGGTAGCCGGCATCTCCCCACAGGGCAGTGGAGCTGCCGTACTGGGTGTAAGCCGCATAGGCGGGCGTGCCGGAAGTAGTGGTAGCGACAGGATAGGCTGCTACATCACCCGGATGTCTCCATCTGTCCAGCACAGAAGTGTTCTGGTTGCTCCGGCTGCTGCCGATAGGCGTGCTGAAACCGTTAGTAGCGCCGTTCCTGTGGTTGAACTGCAGGAAGAAGGAGAAATCAAAATGACGGTAGCTGAAGGTGTTGTTCAAACCACCAAAGAAAGGTGTACCCGGATGGATGATCTTTCTGTCGTTGTTGAAGTCAATGGCGCCATCCTTGTTCTGGTCAGCGTACTGCGGAATGCCCGTCTGCGGATCATAACCCGTGTATACGTATCTCCTTACCAGGTCTATCGGTTCACCTACCAGGTAGCTGCTGGCATAGAAAGACTTCTCGATACCCGGGAAGGACAGGAGTTTGTTCTTCGGCAAGGTCACGTTCAGGGAGGTGGTCCAGCTGAAGTTCCTGGTTTTGAAATTGGTGCTGTTGATCTCAATCTCAAAGCCACTGTTCTGGATCACTGCCGGCAGGTTCACGGTATAACTGTTGTAACCGGATTGGGTAGGCAGTGCGGCGGCCAACAGCTGGTCGCTGGAGCGGTTGCGGTAATAGTCAGCCGTCAGCATGATCCTGTCTTTCAGGAAACCCAGTTCGATAGCGATGTCCAGTTTTTGGGTAGTTTCCCATTTTACACCAGGGTTAGGCAGCGTGGCACGTAGCAGGGCAGATTGTCCCTGGTAGGTACCTGCAGACGATAGCAATGGCAGATAGATGTAGTTCACGATCTGGTCATTACCGGTGGTACCATAGGAAGCCCGGAGCTTACCGAAGCTCAGCCAGTCCAGGTTGTCAGCAATGAAGTCTTCCTGTGAGAATAGCCATCCTGCACCGATCGCACCGAAGTTGGCGATCGCATTATCAGGACCGAACCGGGAGGAGGCATCCCGACGGAAGGTGGCATTCAGCAGGTATTTTTTCCTGTAGTCGTAATTGATACGACCGAAAAAAGAAGCATATTTATAATCGAAGTAGTTATTGTAGTTCACCGTTACGAGTCCGGCGCCTATGATAGATTTCAGCAAGGCTTCACTGCTGTAGTTATTACCCGTAAGATAGGTACCGTTGGACAGGCTTCTTTGTAATGTTCCACCTACCAGCACATTCAGTTTGCCTTCTCCCAGATCGCGGGTATAGTCAAGCGTAGGTTCTACGATGTAGTTCTGTGACTTGTTGTTCGTGAAGTAAGCGAAACTAACCGGGTTGTTCACCGGATTGTAGGAAGACGCAGGATTTGCGGCCACCTGTTCCAGCTGGGTGGTAGTGTAACCCAGGTTTACTTTGAAGTTCAGGTCTTTGATGATGGTGTAGCGCAGGTTAGCGTTGGTGATGAAGTTAGTGGTATTGCCATTGTACTTCCTCAGCAATAATGCCAGCGGGTTGTTAAAGCCTGAAGACCATGCCAGTTTGCCATCTGCAGTGTACAGCGGCATATTAGGTGGCAGGTTATACAGGGAAGTGATATCACTGACAGGCAGGACAGTTTTATCATAGGAGTAGTTACCCGTAATGGCAGCGTAGAAGCGGTTATCAGCAGAAGTATGGTCGGCAGAGAGGCGACCGGTAAGACGGGTGCTGTTGAAATCACCGTCATATACCGTTGTTTCCCTATGATAGCCACCGCTGAACATGAAATGTGTTTTTGTATCACCACCCGACACAGCGGCTTCAGCGTTGGTGCTGCGGGCCGTACCGCCCAGCAGTAGCTTCTGCCAGTCAGTATAGGCGTTCTGGTCCCATACGGTCAGCTCAGGCGCGTTGGCTGTAGTAGGCGTAGCACCGTCATTGCTGAATGCTTCCTTACGCAGGTCGAGGTACTGTTCAGTGTTCATCATCGGTATGAAGCGGCCTACTTTACCCGTGCCGGTGTATACGTTTGCATTGAACCTTGTTTTGCCGGATTTTCCTTTTTTGGTAGTGATCAGAATAACACCGTTGGCGCCGCGGGCACCGTAGATGGCCGTAGCGTCGGCATCTTTGAGGATGTCCATACGTTCGATGTCATCAGGGTTGATCATACTGAACGGGCTGATACCACCATTCGCACCACTGGTACCCCAGGAGTTGAGGTTGTCGGTAACGGGCTGTCCGCCGCTGAAGTTGGTGAACGGCACGCCGTCTATTACATACAACGGCAGTGTACCGTAACCGAGCGAGCCTTGTCCGCGGATCTGTACGATAGCCGCGCTACCAGGCAGACCATTCTGCTGGGTGATCTGTACACCAGGGATACGGCCCGGCAAAGCCGCCAGCGGGTTCGCTACCGGCTGGATACCGATCTCTTTGGCAGTGATGCTGCTAACCGCACCCGTATTCATTTTCTTGGTAGTGGTACCATAGCCGATGATCACTGCTTCGTCCAGGGCCCTTACCTGTTCCAGCAGCACCGCATTGATGGTGGTCCTGCCTTTCACAGCTACCTGCTGCGGCTGGTAAGATACATAGGAGAACAGCAGGTAGGCGCTGGCGGGAACGCGGGGAATGGCGTATTCGCCGTTGTCGTTGGTCATCGCACCGAAGGGAGTACCCGGTACGACTACAGAAACAGACGGAAGCGGTCTGCCGTTAGCATCTCTGACAACACCACTTACCATAATGTCGTTGACAGGAGCGGCATTGGCTTCCGCCTGTGTTTCTTTAGCGCGTACGGCAATGAAGTTGCCCGAGCGGGAATAATTGAATGGTTGGTTATTGAAAAGTGTTTTTAATACCTGGTCGAGTTCCTGGCCTTTCACACTGAGTGTGACCGGGGCGGCCTGTTTCAGCTGACTTTTGGTATAGATAAAGCTTTGTCCGGTTTGTTTCTCAATTTCCCGGAAGGCTTGTTCCAGTGAGCCGGATCTGATATTCATACTTACTTTCTGGGCATAGGTTTGTCCCACGAGTAACAGGCATCCAAACAGGACACCGAGGTGTAAACATTTCTTACGAACGTGTCTGACGGCTGGCGCGTGCAGACAAAGCTGTTTCCATGACTTTTTTTCAGGCATAGACTCTGGTTGATTGATTGATAAATATCCACCGTCAGGTGGTTGATAATAGACAAAGCTTTCCCTGCTTATAAGCGCACATAGCGCTTATAAGGATAATATCGTAGTGGTGTATGACCCTACTTAATGACGATAACCTTTCGGCCTTCGATCCTGAAGTGCACGAGATTGGTCATCTCGAGCAGGTTCAGTAGCTGAGACACCGGGACGTCTCTTGGAATTCTGGCGACGAATTCATCGTTTACGTTTGCCTCGTATACAACGGTTATATCATAATAGCGTTGCAGTTCGGCCATGATAGTCGGAATATTGGTTCCATTGAAATAGAACACGCCTTCCTTCCATGCCAGTACTTCTTTCAGATCTGCTCCAGTCGTGACCTGTATAGTCCCCTCTTTGTTGACGACTGCCTGTTCGCCCGGATGGAGCTGTTGCCTTGCATTGGTGGTGGAGATAGCAACGGCTCCATCGAACAGGGTTGTTTTAATTTGTTTGTCCGGCCCGAAGGCTTTCACGTTAAAGCTGGTACCCAGTACCTGTATAGTGGACTGATCTATTCCGTTCTTTACTATAAATGGCTTTGCACTGCTGGCTGCCACTTCGAAATAGGCCTGTCCGGTTATTGTCACTGTTCTTTCGTTCCCTGTAAATGCAGTCGGATAGGTCAGGGCCGACGCCGCATCTATCCATACTTTCGTACCATCTGCGAGCACGATGGCCACGGGCTGGCTACCGGCTGGTACTGCTATCGTGTTGATGGCACTTGTTTTATCAGCTCCTTTATATACTACCTGTCCGTTGGCATTCAGACTGACGTGCACATTTCCCTGCATGGCCAGCGTGCCGTTGCCGGCGCTGTCCAGTAAGATCTGCTCGCCATTGCTCAGTGTAAGTACGGCATGATTGGACCTCGGTGGAGGTACGTCATTCTGAAATCTTTCTGCCTGTGGCGCCAGTACAGCATGCTGTACCGCCCTGTAGTAGAGGTAGCCTGTGCTCAGGAGTACCGCCATACTGGCGGCAATGGCCCATTTACGCCATGGGGCAGGCACGACACGGGCAGCAGGTGGCGCGGTGTTTATCCTGGCCTGGATCCTTTCCCGGATCGTTTTGCCGATCATCTGCTGATCACCAAGGACATGCTCATCCCATGCTGTTTGTTGCCCCGAGGCATTAAACAGCCGGTTATACTGGATCAGTTCCGCGTCAGTGGCGGTACCTGATACAATTTTTTCCGTTAGCAATAAGAGTTCCTCTTTGGTCATGACAAATGCATTCACATAACTAGGCAGTTGAAAATGCCTATACCCCTAAAGCAGGGAAAAATATTTTTTAAAAAAGTTTTCTCAGTTAATGGTAACTGGTCACAAAGGGAATAATAAGCAGGGCCAGCAAGTGTGGTTCAACTGCTGCGCGGATGCGCTTCATGGCGATAGTCTTCTGTGCTTCTACAGTTTTGAGCGAGATGTCCAGTAAATCAGCTATCTGTTGATTGGTTAGTTGTCCGTCGCGGCTGAGCAGGAAGATCTCCCTGCATTTCTCAGGCAGGCCGTTCACCGCCTCCTGGATGATCGTTTTCAGGTCATTGAGTT
The DNA window shown above is from Chitinophaga agri and carries:
- a CDS encoding TonB-dependent receptor, whose protein sequence is MPEKKSWKQLCLHAPAVRHVRKKCLHLGVLFGCLLLVGQTYAQKVSMNIRSGSLEQAFREIEKQTGQSFIYTKSQLKQAAPVTLSVKGQELDQVLKTLFNNQPFNYSRSGNFIAVRAKETQAEANAAPVNDIMVSGVVRDANGRPLPSVSVVVPGTPFGAMTNDNGEYAIPRVPASAYLLFSYVSYQPQQVAVKGRTTINAVLLEQVRALDEAVIIGYGTTTKKMNTGAVSSITAKEIGIQPVANPLAALPGRIPGVQITQQNGLPGSAAIVQIRGQGSLGYGTLPLYVIDGVPFTNFSGGQPVTDNLNSWGTSGANGGISPFSMINPDDIERMDILKDADATAIYGARGANGVILITTKKGKSGKTRFNANVYTGTGKVGRFIPMMNTEQYLDLRKEAFSNDGATPTTANAPELTVWDQNAYTDWQKLLLGGTARSTNAEAAVSGGDTKTHFMFSGGYHRETTVYDGDFNSTRLTGRLSADHTSADNRFYAAITGNYSYDKTVLPVSDITSLYNLPPNMPLYTADGKLAWSSGFNNPLALLLRKYNGNTTNFITNANLRYTIIKDLNFKVNLGYTTTQLEQVAANPASSYNPVNNPVSFAYFTNNKSQNYIVEPTLDYTRDLGEGKLNVLVGGTLQRSLSNGTYLTGNNYSSEALLKSIIGAGLVTVNYNNYFDYKYASFFGRINYDYRKKYLLNATFRRDASSRFGPDNAIANFGAIGAGWLFSQEDFIADNLDWLSFGKLRASYGTTGNDQIVNYIYLPLLSSAGTYQGQSALLRATLPNPGVKWETTQKLDIAIELGFLKDRIMLTADYYRNRSSDQLLAAALPTQSGYNSYTVNLPAVIQNSGFEIEINSTNFKTRNFSWTTSLNVTLPKNKLLSFPGIEKSFYASSYLVGEPIDLVRRYVYTGYDPQTGIPQYADQNKDGAIDFNNDRKIIHPGTPFFGGLNNTFSYRHFDFSFFLQFNHRNGATNGFSTPIGSSRSNQNTSVLDRWRHPGDVAAYPVATTTSGTPAYAAYTQYGSSTALWGDAGYLKLRSASLAYTLPSEWLKKMKASGFKVYAEAQNLFTWTKNKYIFDPETSVPGGPPGLGTGLIAMPPLRTIVFGVNCSF
- a CDS encoding FecR family protein, with product MTKEELLLLTEKIVSGTATDAELIQYNRLFNASGQQTAWDEHVLGDQQMIGKTIRERIQARINTAPPAARVVPAPWRKWAIAASMAVLLSTGYLYYRAVQHAVLAPQAERFQNDVPPPRSNHAVLTLSNGEQILLDSAGNGTLAMQGNVHVSLNANGQVVYKGADKTSAINTIAVPAGSQPVAIVLADGTKVWIDAASALTYPTAFTGNERTVTITGQAYFEVAASSAKPFIVKNGIDQSTIQVLGTSFNVKAFGPDKQIKTTLFDGAVAISTTNARQQLHPGEQAVVNKEGTIQVTTGADLKEVLAWKEGVFYFNGTNIPTIMAELQRYYDITVVYEANVNDEFVARIPRDVPVSQLLNLLEMTNLVHFRIEGRKVIVIK